From Hyphomicrobiales bacterium 4NK60-0047b, the proteins below share one genomic window:
- the zigA gene encoding zinc metallochaperone GTPase ZigA, with protein sequence MLGLMEQQLQKKLPVTVLSGFLGAGKTTLLNHVLNNREGLKVAVIVNDMSEVNIDADLVKEGGADLSRTDEKLVEMSNGCICCTLRDDLLQEVRRLSQEERFDHLLIESTGISEPLPVAATFEFRDENDDSLSDVAELDTMVTVVDAINLLADYSSTDLLKDRGEYLGEEDERTLVDLLVDQIEFANVIILNKIELATPEQLETARTVIRSLNPEAKLIETSMAKVDLNQVMDTGLFDFDTAHKHPLWYKELYEFEDHVPETEEYGIRSFVYRARRPFDPEKFHKFINSSWPGVIRSKGHFWLATRPQWVGELSQAGPLVRTEGLGVWWVSVPKNQWPQHPEWEKILEKNWDDTYGDRRQEIVFIGSGINEAELRLKLDDCLVEEKVKGQMDIDGWSDLKDPFPNWKQEGDA encoded by the coding sequence ATGCTAGGTCTCATGGAACAACAACTTCAAAAGAAACTCCCCGTCACAGTATTATCCGGCTTTCTTGGCGCAGGTAAAACAACCCTTTTAAATCACGTACTAAATAACCGTGAAGGGTTAAAAGTAGCCGTCATTGTCAATGATATGAGTGAAGTCAACATTGATGCTGACTTAGTAAAAGAAGGCGGTGCAGATCTCTCCCGCACAGATGAAAAGCTCGTTGAAATGAGCAACGGCTGTATCTGCTGCACACTAAGAGATGATCTTCTACAAGAGGTCAGAAGGCTCTCTCAAGAAGAACGGTTTGATCATCTTTTAATTGAATCCACCGGTATTTCTGAGCCACTTCCAGTTGCTGCCACGTTCGAATTCCGTGATGAAAATGACGATAGTCTAAGCGATGTAGCTGAGCTCGATACCATGGTGACAGTCGTCGATGCCATCAATCTCCTGGCAGATTACAGCTCAACTGATCTCTTAAAAGATCGCGGTGAATATCTAGGAGAAGAAGACGAGAGAACACTTGTCGATTTATTAGTCGATCAAATCGAATTTGCAAACGTTATTATTCTAAACAAAATCGAGTTAGCAACGCCCGAACAATTAGAAACAGCACGCACTGTTATCCGCTCACTCAATCCAGAAGCAAAACTTATTGAGACCTCTATGGCAAAAGTCGATCTAAACCAAGTCATGGACACCGGCTTGTTTGACTTTGATACCGCTCACAAACATCCCCTCTGGTACAAAGAACTTTATGAATTTGAAGACCATGTCCCAGAAACAGAAGAGTACGGCATCAGAAGTTTTGTGTACCGCGCCCGCCGTCCCTTCGATCCAGAAAAATTTCACAAATTCATCAATTCTTCCTGGCCCGGTGTCATTCGCTCCAAAGGACATTTCTGGCTGGCAACACGCCCTCAATGGGTGGGCGAATTAAGCCAAGCTGGCCCACTTGTTCGCACAGAAGGCCTCGGAGTTTGGTGGGTTTCCGTTCCTAAAAACCAATGGCCTCAACACCCTGAATGGGAAAAGATATTGGAAAAAAATTGGGACGACACTTATGGAGACCGCCGCCAAGAAATCGTCTTCATAGGTTCAGGCATAAATGAAGCAGAACTCCGCTTAAAATTAGATGACTGCTTGGTCGAAGAAAAAGTAAAAGGCCAAATGGACATCGATGGTTGGAGCGATCTAAAGGACCCATTCCCAAATTGGAAGCAAGAAGGTGACGCATGA
- a CDS encoding DUF1826 domain-containing protein, with amino-acid sequence MKQAAQEQVEDKAPPPQDLTTLRDLTLTTETINGLANISEPMFSLVIWERTPPQSLQKWFAEQQPEQLPSGRVLADRHNIREAIKTFFLKNKHNDQNEQQWLANDIVQLAQKYADITGSNKIDIRLDVIQNDACWKFHLDRVDYRLVTTYKGEGTQYVSPENAEQAINEQTDYSGPIKKIDEQNVAIFKGSNNTCGRGIVHRSPPIKEKQETRLLLCLNARSEVSPNLWSS; translated from the coding sequence ATGAAACAAGCAGCACAAGAACAAGTAGAAGACAAAGCACCACCGCCCCAAGATCTAACAACTCTTAGAGATCTAACCCTCACAACAGAGACAATAAACGGTTTAGCAAACATCAGCGAACCAATGTTTAGCCTTGTTATATGGGAGAGAACCCCCCCTCAGTCTTTACAAAAATGGTTTGCAGAGCAACAGCCAGAACAACTTCCCTCCGGCCGTGTGCTTGCAGACAGGCATAATATACGCGAAGCGATCAAAACTTTCTTTTTAAAGAATAAACACAACGATCAAAATGAACAGCAGTGGCTTGCAAACGACATTGTTCAGCTCGCACAAAAATATGCTGACATCACAGGTTCGAACAAAATCGACATTCGCCTGGACGTTATCCAAAATGATGCATGTTGGAAATTCCATCTTGATCGCGTGGACTACAGACTTGTCACAACATATAAAGGAGAAGGCACTCAATATGTCTCTCCAGAAAATGCCGAACAAGCTATAAATGAACAAACGGACTATAGCGGCCCCATTAAAAAGATTGATGAGCAAAATGTAGCAATCTTCAAAGGCTCAAATAACACATGCGGCAGAGGCATTGTCCACAGGTCCCCTCCAATTAAAGAGAAACAAGAAACACGGCTACTTCTTTGCCTCAACGCCCGTTCAGAGGTTTCTCCAAACCTTTGGAGCTCCTAA